From Campylobacter showae:
AATTTGGAGATGATCGCTTGCTCGAGCGCATCCTCGATCACGACGACGCGGTTTTTATCAAAGTAGATTTTTTTAGGCGTCGGGCGCTCGTAGATCCAGTAGGCGCGGTTGTTGCTTTTTGCGTAAAATTTACCAAAATAATCGACCGTTTCGTTCTCGCTCGTGATGGTTTGCACGAAGTCGCTTTGAAGCGTGACGAAATTTAACGTAACTCCGAAAGCCGAGGCGCAAAAGAGCAAAAATGCTAAAATTTTTTTCATATATTTTCCTTTATCGGGCGAAATTCTAGCTAAGTTTAAATAATAAAATGTTAAAATCCAAGCTTTAACAAAATTTAAAAAGGCTAAAAATGATAACGGCGTTTATGCAAAAGGTATTTGGCACGAAAAACGACAGGGAAGTAAAAAAATATTTCAAACGAGTCGCCTACATAAACTCGCTCGAGAGCAAATATCAAGCGATGAGCGACGATGAGCTAAAGGCAAAATTTAACGAATTTAAAGCGCAGGTACAAAACGGAGAAAAGAGCCAGGACGAGCTGCTAGACGATGTGTTCGCTATCGTGCGAGAGGTCGGTAAAAGAACGCTAAATATGCGCCATTTCGACGTTCAGCTAATCGGCGGCATGGTACTAAACGACGGTAAGATCGCCGAGATGAAAACGGGCGAAGGTAAAACCCTCGTGGCAAGCTTGCCCGTCGTGTTAAACGCGATGAGCGGCAAGGGCGTGCACGTCGTGACCGTAAACGACTACCTCGCTAAGCGCGACGCGACACAAATGGGCGAAATTTATAAATTTCTAGGCCTTAGCGTCGGCGTGATACTAGGCGGCGAATACGACGATGCAGCGCGTAAAACCGCATACGATAGCGACATAACGTACGGCACGAATAACGAATTTGGCTTTGACTACCTACGCGATAATATGAAAATGGATTTCAAAGATAAGGTGCAAAGAGAGCATAACTTCGTCATCGTGGACGAGGTCGATAGTATCCTCATCGACGAGGCCAGGACTCCGCTCATCATCTCGGGTCCTACAAACCGCACGCTAGATGGCTACATCAAAGCAAACGAGGTCGCTCGCCAGATGAAGCGAGGCGAACCGCCTGCGACTCCGCAAGAAAAGGCTACGGGCGACTTTACCGTAGATGAAAAAAACCGCACGATAGCTATCACCGAAGATGGCATCTCAAAGGCCGAAAAGCTCTTTGGCGTGGCAAATCTCTACGATATGGAAAACGCGATTTTGAGTCACCACCTAGACCAAGCCCTAAAAGCGCACAATCTCTTTGAAAAGGACGTGCACTATGTCGTTCGCGAAGGCCAAGTCGTCATCGTCGACGAATTTACGGGACGTCTTAGCGAAGGACGAAGATTTAGCGAGGGCTTGCACCAAGCGCTAGAGGCCAAAGAGGGCGTAAAGATCCAAGAAGAGAGCCAAACGCTAGCCGATATTACATTTCAAAACTACTTTAGACTTTACAAAAAACTATCGGGCATGACGGGTACGGCGCAGACGGAGGCAACCGAGTTTTCGCAAATTTACAAGCTTGACGTCGTATCGATCCCGACAAACGTGCCGGTTATCAGAAAAGACAACAACGATCTCATCTACAAAACCGAAAACGAGAAATTTAAAGCCGTGATCGACGAGATCAAAAAGGCTCACGACCGCGGTCAGCCAGTGCTCGTGGGTACCGCCTCGATCGAAAAGAGCGAAAAGCTACACAACCTGCTCGTAAAAGAAAAGATCCCGCACTCCGTGCTAAACGCTAAAAATCACGAAAAAGAGGCCGAGATCATCGCTCAAGCCGGCGCTCGCGGCGCAGTTACGATCGCTACGAATATGGCCGGACGCGGCGTAGACATCCGTATCGACGACGAGGTACGAAACCTGGGCGGTCTATACATCATCGGCACC
This genomic window contains:
- the lolA gene encoding LolA-like outer membrane lipoprotein chaperone, coding for MKKILAFLLFCASAFGVTLNFVTLQSDFVQTITSENETVDYFGKFYAKSNNRAYWIYERPTPKKIYFDKNRVVVIEDALEQAIISKFEKAPNLIDVVRNAVKITDTLYKAKYDGVEYLITVKNYIPTRIDYEDKLGNKIKITLSNTKKDFKISDDLLTPVIPSYYDVINQ
- the secA gene encoding preprotein translocase subunit SecA, yielding MITAFMQKVFGTKNDREVKKYFKRVAYINSLESKYQAMSDDELKAKFNEFKAQVQNGEKSQDELLDDVFAIVREVGKRTLNMRHFDVQLIGGMVLNDGKIAEMKTGEGKTLVASLPVVLNAMSGKGVHVVTVNDYLAKRDATQMGEIYKFLGLSVGVILGGEYDDAARKTAYDSDITYGTNNEFGFDYLRDNMKMDFKDKVQREHNFVIVDEVDSILIDEARTPLIISGPTNRTLDGYIKANEVARQMKRGEPPATPQEKATGDFTVDEKNRTIAITEDGISKAEKLFGVANLYDMENAILSHHLDQALKAHNLFEKDVHYVVREGQVVIVDEFTGRLSEGRRFSEGLHQALEAKEGVKIQEESQTLADITFQNYFRLYKKLSGMTGTAQTEATEFSQIYKLDVVSIPTNVPVIRKDNNDLIYKTENEKFKAVIDEIKKAHDRGQPVLVGTASIEKSEKLHNLLVKEKIPHSVLNAKNHEKEAEIIAQAGARGAVTIATNMAGRGVDIRIDDEVRNLGGLYIIGTERHESRRIDNQLRGRSGRQGDPGVSRFYLSLEDNLLRIFGSDRIKAIMTRLGIEEGESIDSKMVTRAVENAQKKVESLHFEARKHILEYDDVANEQRKTVYKFRNELLDPNFEVGEKIKQNRAEFVEHLLAQAEIYAGEPKSEYNLEKLSSVIISNGALMQPEELKDLDYAELAEKITAKFEADYEEKMGVIGEGQRKYLEKVLCLQVLDTAWREHLYQMDILKTGIGLRGYNQKDPLTEYKKESFNLFMELVSRIKFESIKLLTAVRLSFSEPSESAPQEAQDSETARAPESEEKPGKKVSRNDPCPCGSGKKYKDCHGKSGPKKGAFAEDWDKI